The following proteins are encoded in a genomic region of Dromaius novaehollandiae isolate bDroNov1 chromosome 29, bDroNov1.hap1, whole genome shotgun sequence:
- the VPS45 gene encoding vacuolar protein sorting-associated protein 45 isoform X2: protein MNAVLAVKQYVSKMIEDSGPGMKVLLMDRETSEILQREVYLFERLDSFHREAMKHLKAICFLRPTKENVEYLIQELRRPKYSIYFIYFSNVISKSDVKSLAEADEQEVVAEVQEFYGDYIAVNPHVFSLNLLGCCQGRNWDPAQLSRTTQGLTALLLSLKKCPMIRYQLSSESAKRLAECVKQVITKEYELFDFRRTEVPPLLLILDRSDDAITPLLNQWTYQAMVHELLGINNNRIDLSRVPGISKDLREVVLSAENDEFYANNMYLNFAEIGSNIKNLMEDFQRRKPKEQQKLESIADMKAFVENYPQFKKMSGTVSKHVTVVGELSRLVGERNLLEVSEVEQELACQNDHSSALQNVRRLLQNPKVTEFDATRLVMLYALHYERHSSNSLPGLMTDLKNRGVSEKYRKLVSAVVEYGGKRVRGSDLFSPKDAVAITKQFFKGLKGVENVYTQHQPLLQETLDQLIKGKLKDSQYPYLGPNTLRDRPQDIIVFIIGGATYEEALTVYNLNRTNPGVRIILGGTTIHNTKSFLEEVTASGFRGRSTEGSQVTPRSSSRR from the exons atGAACGCGGTGCTGGCCGTGAAGCAGTACGTGTCCAAGATGATCGAGGACAGCGGGCCGGGCATGAAGGTCCTCCTCATGGACCGGGAGacg TCGGAGATCCTGCAGCGGGAGGTGTACCTCTTCGAGCGGCTCGACTCCTTCCACAGGGAGGCCATGAAGCACCTGAAGGCCATCTGCTTCCTGCGGCCCACCAAG GAGAACGTGGAATACCTCATCCAGGAGCTGCGCCGGCCCAAGTACAGCATCTATTTCATCT atttcaGTAACGTGATCAGTAAAAGCGATGTCAAATCATTAGCTGAGGCTGATGAACAGGAAGTTGTGGCAGAAGTTCAG GAGTTCTATGGAGATTACATTGCAGTGAATCCGCACGTTTTTTCTCTCAACCTCTTGGGCTGCTGCCAG GGTCGCAACTGGGATCCAGCCCAGCTGTCCAGAACAACTCAAGGGCTGACTGCTCTGCTTTTGTCTCTGAAGAAATGCCCCATGATTCGGTACCAGCTCTCCTCTGAGTCAGCAAAGAGGCTTGCTGAATGTGTGAAG CAAGTAATCACTAAAGAGTACGAGCTGTTTGACTTTCGGCGCACTGAGGTTCCTCCTTTGCTTCTTATTCTGGACCGGTCTGATGATGCTATCACCCCACTTCTGAACCAG TGGACGTACCAGGCTATGGTTCACGAATTGCTGGGGATTAACAACAACCGTATTGACCTCTCTCGGGTACCTGGGATAAGCAAGGATCTCCGAGAAGTGGTTCTGTCTGCCGAGAATGACGAGTTCTACGCCAAC AACATGTACCTGAACTTTGCAGAGATTGGCAGTAACATCAAGAATCTTATGGAAGATTTCCAGAGGAGGAAACCGAAGGAGCAGCAGAAACTGGAATCCATAGCAGATATGAAG GCGTTTGTGGAGAATTACCCACAGTTCAAGAAGATGTCAGGCACGGTATCAAAGCACGTGACAGTAGTGGGAGAGCTCTCTCGACTGGTGGGTGAGCGGAACCTGCTAGAGGTGTCTGAAGTTGAGCAGGAACTGGCCTGTCAGAATGACCATTCCAGTGCCCTCCAG AATGTGCGGCGTCTCCTGCAGAATCCCAAGGTGACAGAATTTGATGCCACTCGGCTGGTGATGCTCTACGCCCTGCACTATGAGCGGCACAGCAGCAATAGCCTGCCAGGGCTGATGACAGATCTCAAGAACAGGGGTGTGTCAGAGAAATATCGAAAG CTAGTGTCTGCTGTTGTGGAATATGGAGGGAAACGGGTCCGGGGCAGTGACCTGTTCAGTCCCAAGGATGCTGTAGCCATCACCAAACAATTCTTCAAAGGACTGAAG GGTGTTGAGAACGTGTATACACAACACCAGCCTCTCCTTCAAGAAACACTAGATCAGCTCATCAAAGGAAAACTCAAGGACAGCCAGTACCCCTACCTGGGTCCCAACACGCTCCGTGACAG GCCCCAAGATATTATTGTCTTTATCATTGGAGGAGCAACATATGAAGAAGCACTGACTGTCTATAACCTTAACCGCACCAACCCAGGGGTCCGGATCATCCTCGGTGGGACCACAATCCACAA
- the VPS45 gene encoding vacuolar protein sorting-associated protein 45 isoform X1: MNAVLAVKQYVSKMIEDSGPGMKVLLMDRETTGVVSMVYTQSEILQREVYLFERLDSFHREAMKHLKAICFLRPTKENVEYLIQELRRPKYSIYFIYFSNVISKSDVKSLAEADEQEVVAEVQEFYGDYIAVNPHVFSLNLLGCCQGRNWDPAQLSRTTQGLTALLLSLKKCPMIRYQLSSESAKRLAECVKQVITKEYELFDFRRTEVPPLLLILDRSDDAITPLLNQWTYQAMVHELLGINNNRIDLSRVPGISKDLREVVLSAENDEFYANNMYLNFAEIGSNIKNLMEDFQRRKPKEQQKLESIADMKAFVENYPQFKKMSGTVSKHVTVVGELSRLVGERNLLEVSEVEQELACQNDHSSALQNVRRLLQNPKVTEFDATRLVMLYALHYERHSSNSLPGLMTDLKNRGVSEKYRKLVSAVVEYGGKRVRGSDLFSPKDAVAITKQFFKGLKGVENVYTQHQPLLQETLDQLIKGKLKDSQYPYLGPNTLRDRPQDIIVFIIGGATYEEALTVYNLNRTNPGVRIILGGTTIHNTKSFLEEVTASGFRGRSTEGSQVTPRSSSRR, translated from the exons atGAACGCGGTGCTGGCCGTGAAGCAGTACGTGTCCAAGATGATCGAGGACAGCGGGCCGGGCATGAAGGTCCTCCTCATGGACCGGGAGacg ACCGGCGTGGTGAGCATGGTGTACACGCAGTCGGAGATCCTGCAGCGGGAGGTGTACCTCTTCGAGCGGCTCGACTCCTTCCACAGGGAGGCCATGAAGCACCTGAAGGCCATCTGCTTCCTGCGGCCCACCAAG GAGAACGTGGAATACCTCATCCAGGAGCTGCGCCGGCCCAAGTACAGCATCTATTTCATCT atttcaGTAACGTGATCAGTAAAAGCGATGTCAAATCATTAGCTGAGGCTGATGAACAGGAAGTTGTGGCAGAAGTTCAG GAGTTCTATGGAGATTACATTGCAGTGAATCCGCACGTTTTTTCTCTCAACCTCTTGGGCTGCTGCCAG GGTCGCAACTGGGATCCAGCCCAGCTGTCCAGAACAACTCAAGGGCTGACTGCTCTGCTTTTGTCTCTGAAGAAATGCCCCATGATTCGGTACCAGCTCTCCTCTGAGTCAGCAAAGAGGCTTGCTGAATGTGTGAAG CAAGTAATCACTAAAGAGTACGAGCTGTTTGACTTTCGGCGCACTGAGGTTCCTCCTTTGCTTCTTATTCTGGACCGGTCTGATGATGCTATCACCCCACTTCTGAACCAG TGGACGTACCAGGCTATGGTTCACGAATTGCTGGGGATTAACAACAACCGTATTGACCTCTCTCGGGTACCTGGGATAAGCAAGGATCTCCGAGAAGTGGTTCTGTCTGCCGAGAATGACGAGTTCTACGCCAAC AACATGTACCTGAACTTTGCAGAGATTGGCAGTAACATCAAGAATCTTATGGAAGATTTCCAGAGGAGGAAACCGAAGGAGCAGCAGAAACTGGAATCCATAGCAGATATGAAG GCGTTTGTGGAGAATTACCCACAGTTCAAGAAGATGTCAGGCACGGTATCAAAGCACGTGACAGTAGTGGGAGAGCTCTCTCGACTGGTGGGTGAGCGGAACCTGCTAGAGGTGTCTGAAGTTGAGCAGGAACTGGCCTGTCAGAATGACCATTCCAGTGCCCTCCAG AATGTGCGGCGTCTCCTGCAGAATCCCAAGGTGACAGAATTTGATGCCACTCGGCTGGTGATGCTCTACGCCCTGCACTATGAGCGGCACAGCAGCAATAGCCTGCCAGGGCTGATGACAGATCTCAAGAACAGGGGTGTGTCAGAGAAATATCGAAAG CTAGTGTCTGCTGTTGTGGAATATGGAGGGAAACGGGTCCGGGGCAGTGACCTGTTCAGTCCCAAGGATGCTGTAGCCATCACCAAACAATTCTTCAAAGGACTGAAG GGTGTTGAGAACGTGTATACACAACACCAGCCTCTCCTTCAAGAAACACTAGATCAGCTCATCAAAGGAAAACTCAAGGACAGCCAGTACCCCTACCTGGGTCCCAACACGCTCCGTGACAG GCCCCAAGATATTATTGTCTTTATCATTGGAGGAGCAACATATGAAGAAGCACTGACTGTCTATAACCTTAACCGCACCAACCCAGGGGTCCGGATCATCCTCGGTGGGACCACAATCCACAA